In Portunus trituberculatus isolate SZX2019 chromosome 46, ASM1759143v1, whole genome shotgun sequence, a single window of DNA contains:
- the LOC123520203 gene encoding PHD and RING finger domain-containing protein 1-like isoform X1 codes for MLSEMHKEESNKEVTDIGGEDSDEEDEVNRRATKRKRAVESDSEDNSDSDDASDEDEDEEDEEEEEDDDEEEAKEEDEISDNEEDESDNEDEECETDGDGEESEEVTDSEEYDSDDEDETATTSCTTAKHEPTSAVAGSDSEGSEGEGTTGEPCAICLGRMKGNIGSPEGCDHSFCLDCILEWAKTNNSCPQDRIPFFLVFVRRYIGGRIIRRVSVEEVKPADIPPEEEEDPTFCEVCGRCDREDRLLLCDGCDQGYHLECLDPPLARVPIEEWFCSDCQAVNSSSAAAEAGIEEGELIDLIEDGAPSSSLPHLRPNRAIERPRLLPRTRASERVRARITRSRQMRAANVQNEREQEELVEAIAAAEELEVLGQERKVQTSSATSTTTTVTTTTRTRRGTKAPRRKKRKVVRKKKRKVTKKRKTSTKKATSTTKTRRKGLKVQRKKKKTVRRKRKTKKKKKKVTKKVKVLPPATTPKGRIAEALGIRPSKPWEKVPIMQPAVKSQPLGSLRASAALPQLSLLGLNADVDVTSEPDEYGDAILAAGVARRRVMDSRDIARRKALSVRAVMSHSSINSRLTKPSDVQNNNFNTPGDLLTSIIESQSLLLQPACGKSGGSFKKSTGSAGRGSELLRLNGRVRVNTRTAGPDSPGRQQTGDGQSPPREQQQSGGSGGVESGSQGADNRLSQDGDPTGAKRYASYLRENGDGGWEGGGPNHLPGSSYNGGEKKPRKSDDKKKKEDDEEIDIYSDIDPEVPERDYDDEEEEDDDEEDEGGGDRSVIGNYKGGAAVTMMPESNKKENEPESSGDELVIDDSDKPECRDVAAEAVPRRVVVEEMEENNVVGSSSLPGLNDFELEAVSDTDTPELDKSANSSISLSDSNTGDHEVTSSTNDNIHLGKPPCLVKEIFGESDEERSRDRPAQPMVGLEGLETETISDNEEISFDDNDDNIEEGEIPSETPRQPTPPASRPRVNLQIRRVIEVSPPRDQEGDYEEGEIVDENAKRKEKKKEKKEKVNKKDKETKEEEKVPEEVEKEKEDAVPVMEVPEPVKEPVEAPPVEVPERPKTPPPKQKTKTKQKEKEKEKDKEKEKDVSFKKVSKNTKERNYRDNDKDDRDRRGSGKGDRRSRGREPQDPPGRDRNRDRSRGERNGERGRESSSRRRGRERERKKEPKRKEMERYNVRKMITQKEEERKKKDEFGRDVALRSRSRSRSRRRSRSRSRRRSRSRSHHRSGSRARKGGGGAGSGGGGGRRSYTRSISRSHNRKRARRRSYSTSSSSSYTSSSSSSSSSSSSSSRSRGRSRDKRRRRSRSRSRTPVKKKPEKKKAAPPAKPPKEKPVKEKPKKANPVTEKKKERKKEDKKKEREVEKREETKLEKEKKKKKKEKSPLQSKEVYQAGGSIMVSVSFNRAPGKENKEAKKKRERNVKLEGDARKRVRKEITKPRGGSPFRSWSRSRSPSPSGKRTPLQDEPMWSPDRLAETRNKEKAPKTPEVIDLDVIMVTPPPQEPILISDSEDEGITRLPPDLGTTPVPPVRPQGPKTPPEPAVKFTLSSKQVLKPINNPLRDEEEEEVPPAPARGPNTPPGPPPESDESVGRAKSPVVGVPHSPAGSPGSSPEPDVYDPFEPTKSPSPPGSPQQEARVSSSDQTETVEKASPEVVVAPKVASPPPLPTEPPEPEERPPEPQKPPEEEATSTVPPPVTVSTPVATTTTAPPKTSKPPKAPKTTTTSTKTTTTATAAPANTINQIFPGLPANVANILYPAALAAAAVRGAGGAVIRPQVVQTVAAPDFSRPPPAANPLNRPPPMTIIAPTRLGEKGRVTQNGRDLTHTDVVDMDIDSPNSPDSSDVSDMFEPPSPHSTHQSEKSPQRKVRNQVRPPVAKGGKSGSSGGGGGGGSSGGAGAGGGVGGGNLNDKFDNLFGGNRGGGGGGGGGGGGGGGGGRKHSTPHKHKGGKKLKSSGKKGDGNEDDIPSSAVDLQVKERFLKKVQRQERVIEEVKLSLKPFYNKKTIDKDDYKEIMRKCVQKVCHNKSGEINPIKIRDLVQGYIKKVKYYRKKQTGGADPSPTKPSATEPTAPTFILVPKVTKPPTPIKSKA; via the exons ATG CTGTCTGAGATGCACAAGGAGGAGAGCAACAAGGAAGTCACAGATATAGGAGGTGAAGATTctgatgaagaggatgaagtaAACAGGAGAGCTACGAAGCGGAAACGAGCTGTGGAGTCTGATTCAGAGGACAACTCAGACTCTGATGATGCTTcagatgaggatgaagatgaggaggatgaggaggaagaggaggatgatgatgaggaggaagccaaggaagaagatgaaataagtgataatgaagaagatgaaagtgaCAATGAAGATGAGGAGTGTGAGACtgatggagatggagaggagagtgaagaag TAACAGACAGTGAAGAATATGACtctgatgatgaagatgaaacaGCAACCACCTCCTGTACAACTGCCAAGCATGAACCCACAAGTGCTGTAGCAGGGAGTGACTCTGAGGGCAGTGAAGGAGAAGGGACTACTGGGGAGCCATGTGCCATTTGCCTTGGCCGCATGAAGGGCAATATAGGATCACCAGAGGGCTGTGATCACTCCTTTTGTCTGGATTGCATTTTAGAATGGGCAAAG ACAAACAACAGCTGTCCCCAAGATAGAATACCATTTTTCTTGGTGTTTGTCCGTCGGTACATTGGTGGACGCATCATTCGGCGTGTGTctgtggaggaggtgaagccaGCTGACATCCCacctgaggaagaggaagaccccACCTTTTGTGAG GTGTGTGGTCGCTGTGACCGGGAGGACCGGCTGCTGTTGTGTGATGGCTGTGATCAGGGTTACCACCTGGAGTGCCTTGACCCTCCCTTGGCCCGGGTGCCCATCGAGGAATGGTTCTGTTCTGACTGCCAGGCTGTGAATTCATCCTCAGCGGCTGCAGAG GCCGGCATTGAAGAAGGAGAATTGATAGACCTTATTGAGGATGGTGCTCCTAGTTCCTCGCTTCCACACTTGCGTCCCAATCGTGCTATCGAGAGGCCGAGGTTATTACCCCGCACCCGGGCCTCTGAGAGGGTCCGTGCACGCATCACACGGTCACGGCAGATGAGAGCAGCAAATGTGCAAAAtgaaagagaacaggaagaatTGGTGGAAGCCATAGCT gCTGCTGAGGAGCTTGAGGTTTTGGGCCAAGAGAGGAAAGTGCAAACTAGCAGTGCCACCAGTACCACAACAACAGTCACAACTACAACAAGGACACGCAGAGGCACGAAGGCTcccaggaggaaaaagagaaaagtagttaggaagaaaaagagaaaagttacaaagaaaagaaagacatctACGAAGAAGGCCacctcaacaacaaaaacccgCAGAAAAGGACTGAAGGTCCaacgtaagaagaagaaaacagtgcgacggaagagaaaaacaaagaaaaagaaaaagaag gtCACGAAAAAGGTGAAGGTTTTACCACCTGCCACAACACCTAAAGGAAGAATAGCTGAAGCACTTGGAATTCGGCCCTCTAAGCCATGGGAGAAGGTGCCAATCATGCAACCTGCTGTCAAGTCACAGCCTCTTGGGTCTCTTAGAGCCAGTGCAGCCCTACCTCAACTCTCTCTTCTGGGACTTAATGCAGATGTAGATGTGACTTCTGA GCCTGATGAGTATGGAGATGCTATCTTAGCAGCTGGAGTAGCAAGACGGCGGGTCATGGACAGCCGAGATATTGCACGACGCAAGGCCCTTTCAGTAAGGGCAGTCATGTCTCACTCCTCCATCAACTCCAGATTGACAAAACCCAGTGATGTACAGAATAATAACTTTAACACCCCAGGTGATCTGCTGACCTCAATCATAGAGAGTCAGTCCCTTCTCCTTCAGCCAGCTTGTGGTAAATCTGGTGGCTCCTTCAAAAAGTCTACTGGTTCAGCTGGCAGAGGGTCAGAACTGCTGAGACTAAatgggagggtgagggtgaacACAAGAACAGCTGGCCCTGACTCCCCTGGCAGACAGCAGACAGGGGATGGCCAGTCTCCACCAAGGGAACAACAGCAgtcaggtggtagtggtggtgttgaaagtgGTTCTCAAGGAGCGGACAACAGATTATCACAAGATGGTGATCCAACAGGAGCTAAAAGATATGCTTCTTACCTGAGAGAAAATGGTGAtggaggctgggagggaggaggacccAATCATTTACCGGGCAGCAGCTACAACGGTGGTGAGAAAAAGCCGAGAAAGtctgatgataaaaagaaaaaggaagacgatgAGGAAATTGATATATATAGTGATATAGACCCTGAAGTACCTGAAAGGgattatgatgatgaggaagaggaggatgatgatgaggaggatgagggtggtggtgaccgTAGTGTTATAGGGAACTACAAAGGTGGTGCTGCTGTGACAATGATGCCAGAAtctaacaaaaaggaaaatgaaccagAGTCCAGTGGTGATGAGTTGGTGATTGACGACAGTGACAAACCCGAATGTCGTGATGTAGCGGCAGAAGCAGTGCCTCGAcgagtagtggtggaggagatggaggaaaacaatGTGGTGGGAAGCAGTAGTTTGCCAGGCCTCAATGACTTTGAACTAGAGGCAGTCTCAGACACTGATACTCCTGAGCTAGACAAATCTGCCAACAGCTCCATATCACTCTCAGACAGCAACACTGGTGACCACGAGGTGACTAGTAGCACTAATGATAATATCCATCTTGGCAAGCCGCCATGCTTAGTAAAGGAGATCTTTGGTGAAAGTGACGAAGAAAGGAGCCGTGACAGACCTGCCCAGCCCATGGTTGGTCTGGAGGGGCTTGAGACAGAGACCATATCAGACAATGAGGAGATTAGCTTTGATGACAATGACGACAACATAGAGGAGGGCGAGATTCCTAGTGAGACACCAAGACAACCCACACCGCCAGCCAGTCGGCCTCGTGTCAACTTGCAGATTCGGCGTGTGATTGAAGTATCTCCACCAAGAGACCAGGAGGGAGACTATGAAGAAGGTGAAATAGTGGATGAGAAtgccaaaagaaaagagaaaaagaaggagaagaaagaaaaggtaaataaaaaggataaagaaactaaggaagaagaaaaggtacctgaggaggtggagaaggagaaagaagatgccGTCCCTGTAATGGAAGTTCCAGAACCAGTGAAGGAGCCTGTTGAAGCACCCCCTGTCGAGGTGCCAGAGAGACCCAAGACGCCTCCACCAAAACAGAAGaccaaaaccaaacaaaaagaaaaggaaaaagagaaagataaagaaaaagagaaagatgtctCATTTAAAAAGGTCTCCAAGAATACTAAGGAGAGGAACTATCGAGATAACGATAAGGATGACAGGGACCGGAGAGGCAGCGGCaaaggtgacagaagaagcCGGGGTAGAGAACCACAGGACCCTCCAGGACGGGACAGAAACAGGGACCGCAGTCGGGGAGAGCGGAACGGTGAGAGAGGCCGGGAATCTTCCAGTCGGCGGAGAggacgggagagggagaggaagaaggagcccaagaggaaggagatggagaggtaCAATGTGAGGAAAATGATcacacagaaggaggaggaacgtaaGAAAAAGGATGAGTTTGGCCGGGATGTGGCACTCAGGTCTCGCTCCAGGTCACGGTCAAGGAGAAGATCTAGGTCGAGGTCTAGGAGGAGATCACGGTCAAGGTCACACCACCGTTCAGGTTCAAGAGCcagaaaaggtggtggtggtgctggtagtggtggcggcggtggtcgAAGGAGCTACACTCGGTCAATATCTCGCTCTCACAATAGAAAGAGAGCTCGGAGAAGGAGttactccacttcttcctcctcctcctatacctcTTCTAGTTCTAGCTCATCCTCCAGTTCATCCTCCAGTTCTAGGTCGAGAGGAAGGAGCAGAGACaagcggcggaggaggagtcGTAGCAGATCCCGTACACCTGTTAAAAAGAAACCCGAGAAGAAGAAAGCTGCACCACCTGCCAAACCCCCGAAAGAGAAGCCTGTGAAGGAGAAGCCTAAGAAGGCAAATCCAGTaactgagaagaagaaggagagaaagaaggaagataagaaaaaggagagggaagtagaaaagagggaggagactaaactggaaaaggagaagaagaaaaagaagaaggagaagtctCCCCTGCAAAGTAAGGAAGTGTACCAAGCTGGGGGAAGCATTATGGTCAGTGTTAGCTTTAACCGTGCACCaggaaaggagaacaaagaagcaaagaagaagagggagagaaatgttaAGCTTGAGGGTGATGCaagaaagagagtaaggaaggaaattacAAAGCCTCGTGGGGGCAGTCCATTTAGATCTTGGTCAAGGAGCCGATCACCCTCTCCTAGTGGGAAGCGCACACCTCTTCAGGATGAGCCAATGTGGTCACCCGATCGGTTGGCTGAGACACGTAACAAAGAGAAGGCACCCAAGACACCGGAAGTCATAGATTTAGATGTGATCATggtcacaccaccacctcaggaaCCCATCCTCATCTCGGATTCTGAAGATGAAGGTATCACCCGGTTGCCTCCAGACCTAGGCACCACACCTGTGCCTCCAGTCAGACCTCAGGGACCTAAGACTCCTCCAGAACCAGCTGTTAAATTCACACTCTCTAGTAAGCAGGTGTTAAAGCCAATTAATAACCCACTgcgagatgaagaagaggaagaagtgccTCCAGCACCTGCTAGGGGGCCTAACACACCCCCTGGTCCTCCTCCAGAATCTGATGAATCAGTTGGTAGAGCAAAGTCCCCAGTAGTAGGAGTTCCACACTCCCCAGCTGGTTCACCAGGCTCTTCTCCTGAACCAGATGTGTATGATCCTTTTGAACCCACAAAATCCCCGTCCCCTCCTGGCTCTCCCCAGCAGGAAGCTCGAGTCAGCAGCAGTGACCAAACAGAAACTGTTGAAAAAGCATctccagaggtggtggtggcacccAAGGTAGCGTCTCCTCCACCATTACCCACAGAACCCCCAGAGCCTGAGGAGCGACCACCTGAACCACAGAAACCTCCAGAGGAGGAAGCCACTAGCACTGTACCTCCACCAGTGACAGTCAGCACACCTgtggctactaccaccactgcacctccCAAAACATCCAAGCCACCCAAGGCTCCTAAGACAACCACAACCTCAACTAAAACAACTACAACAGCCACTGCAGCCCCAGCAAATACCATAAACCAGATTTTTCCTGGTTTGCCTGCAAATGTGGCAAATATATTGTATCCAGCTGCcttggcggcagcagcagtccGTGGTGCAGGAGGCGCTGTAATTCGTCCACAGGTAGTACAGACAGTGGCAGCTCCAGATTTTTCGAGGCCACCTCCAGCAGCCAACCCTCTAAACCGCCCCCCTCCAATGACTATCATAGCTCCCACACGCCTTGGGGAGAAGGGACGTGTAACACAAAATGGGAGGGATCTTACACATACTGATGTAGTGGACATGGATATTGATTCCCCCAACTCTCCAGACAGTTCAGATGTGAGTGACATGTTTGAACCACCTTCACCCCACTCGACACATCAATCAGAAAAGTCTCCacagaggaaagtgagaaaccAGGTCAGACCCCCAGTTGCAAAGGGAGGcaaaagtggtagtagtggtggtggtggtggtggcggcagcagtggtggtgcaggagcaggtggtggagtaggaggaggaaatttgaATGATAAGTTTGATAATCTATTTGGTGGaaatagaggaggtggaggaggaggaggaggaggtggtggtggtggtggtgggggaggacgCAAGCATAGCACTCCACACAAAcataagggaggaaagaaattaaaaagttcAG GTAAAAAAGGTGATGGTAATGAAGATGATATACCAAGTTCAGCAGTTGACCTACAAGTGAAAGAGAGG TTCTTGAAGAAAGTTCAACGACAAGAGAGAGTTATTGAGGAAGTGAAACTCAGCCTTAAGCCATTCTATAACAAGAAAACCATTGACAAGGACGATTATAAGGAGATTATGCGCAAGTGTGTCCAGAAG GTATGTCACAATAAATCAGGAGAGATTAACCCCATAAAGATTCGGGACCTCGTGCAAGGGTACATCAAGAAGGTGAAATATTACCGGAAGAAGCAGACAGGTGGGGCTGACCCTTCCCCAACTAAACCATCAGCCACAGAGCCCACAGCTCCTACATTCATCCTTGTCCCAAAGGTCACCAAGCCCCCAACGCCAATAAAGAGTAAAGCCTGA